Part of the Scrofimicrobium sp. R131 genome is shown below.
CCCACTACCGGCCCCAGGGCTTCCTCCACATGGGGATCGTCAGCCACCGCGGGGGAGGCAACCACTTCACCTGGTTCCATCCACTCCGACACCCCTGGCGGCAACGGTGCATCGTCAGACAACGGCTCCACATACGTAAGCGCTGCGTCCAAATGGTCCAAAATCAGACGATCATAGTTGAATAGAAAACGCGCCTTGTCTTCACCGGGGGCCTCAATCTCCTTTGTAGCCCGCGCCAAGGTCCGCTCGTCACGCCCCTCATATGTCGCAACTATTACCGGGACTACCACCATCGACAACACTGCCAAGAATGAAGCCACCGCCAACAACGCCCGAAACGGCGGACGCTGGCCGAGCATCGTCCAACCAGCGTCCATTCGATTAACCATTATCGCCAAGTGCTACGACCAGATGGAGCAGCCCATTCGCAGTACTCCCCTTGGGGAACAGGGCCTAACCTTGGATATTGTGGCGGCCAGCGCGGGTTCTGCAGATGCGGATCCAACGAGGGATTGCACAGCCAGCGGTCGAATCTTCTTGCCGATGTATGCCATGGTTCTTGCTCCAGACTCTGCCACTGCTGCACTGTAGTGACCCTCCTCATACTACGGGAGTCCGGCAGGCAAACCAAGGATGCGGGATATCCACTGGGACACTCCCACTCACCAGATCAACTGATGCCCATCCAGTGCCCCGCCCAGCGGGTGTATCCGATGTACATACTCCAGGTCATCAAGATGGGCGTTTTGGAGCGAGTTAGTGCGAGCACACAACGCCGTCACGGAACTTGGTGAGGTAAGGCTTAAGCACTGTAACACCCTCCGGACCCTCGCGGCCTAACCGAAACCGTCACCCAACCTTGCAACAGTCACAGCAACTGGCAAACCTACCCAAACCCTGGCAAACCCCAGCCCGAGGGGCCCAAACCGGCCCAAACCCCCAACGTTTGCCACCACTTGACCACGTTTGCCAACGCCCGCAACTGGCAAACATACCCAAACACTGGCAAACCCCACCCCAAAAGGCCCAAACCAGCCCAAATCCCCAACGTTTGCCACCACTTGACCACGTTTGCCAGCCGCGGGCCCCACCCGGCGCTACCGCACTACCCCAACCGACCCCGAAATAGACTTCGGGGCCCAACCGACTGGCGGCGGGCCCCAAAGTGTCTAGCGTTTTCTAGTCGTGGTACTGCAGCTCCGGGAACCAGAGTGCAATCTCCCGCTCGGCCGAGGTCGGCGAATCGGAACCGTGCACAATGTTCTCAATGTTGCCGGTACCCCAATCGCGGCCCAGATCCCCACGGATGGTCCCGGGAGCGGCCAGAGTCGGGTTCGTGGCACCCATCAGGTTGCGCATTCCCTCGATGACCCGGTCCCCTTCGGCAACCACGGCCACCACCGGGCCGGAGGACATGTACTCCACCAGGTCGGCAAAGAAGGGGCGTTCGAGGTGCTCAAAGTAGTGTTCCCGCAGCAGCTCTTCGTCCGCCCGCTTGATCTTCAGACCTTTCAGGACATACCCTTTGGCTTCGATTCGTCGCAGCACCTCACCGGTCAGGCCGCGGCGGAAACCGTCGGGCTTGATCAGGATCAAAGTGTGCTCTTTTTCCGGATCCAACAGATCTGGGGTAGGCATATTAATTATTTCTTCCTTTCAGTTGGGCGCGGTGGCACGTGGCAGTCTTTGCTGTCCCGGTGCGCCTCTACTTATCAAACCCGGCAGTCAGCGCCGAGCTGAGATTGGCAACAGCCTCGGTTGCCTGCGGGCCGGTGGCGCTAATGACCACCTGCTCCCCCTGGCGGCGTCCGAGCGCCATAACTTCCATCAGTGACTTTGCGTCCGCCCCATCGATCCTTATTTGGGCATCAAACACCGACGCCATCTTGACGAACTCGGCGGCTGGGCGGGCGTGCAGCCCGGCCTTGTCGCCCACGGTAGCGGTTTGGGTGACCGCGTCGCCTTCGAGCGGGTCGGCGGATCCCACCTCGGGGGCCTCCTCCAACGCCTGGGCTGCCCCCTGCTTGATCGCCAAAATGACGCCCGACAGGTCCTCACCCTGCTGGCTGGCCACCGCTCCGACCACGGCCGCTTCGACCAGCGGAGCGTCAACCAGAATGATGCGCTCCGGGTGGGCGGAGAAGTCGATGACTGATTCGGCCACCATGTTGGCTGAGCCCAGGTCGGTGAGTACGACGACCCCTCGTTCCCCGGATGCGCTCAGCGCCCGCTCGCAGGCGGAGCTGACCAGGTCAAAGGAGGTACCGATGCCCCCGTCTTCTCGTCCCCCCGCGGCCTCAATCTGGACGGAAGGGGCCATCTGCTGAGCGAGCTCGCGCACCCCTTCGGCCAGCTTGCGACTGTGAGAGACAATCACCAGGGAGATGCGCGCCCCCTCACTCACCGCCTGATCCTCCGAACACTTCGGCGGCCGCGTCGGCCCCCGCCTGCAGCACCAGGGAGGTCGAGGTGGCCCCCGGGTCCTGGTGGCCAATGGAGCGCTCACCCAGGTAGGAGGCGCGACCCTTTGTGGCTTTGAGCGGAATTGTTTCCTCAGCGGCAACTGCTGCCCGCTCGGCCACCTGCTGCCAAGTTTCGGGGACGGTTGCTCCCGCTTCGGCGGCGGCAGCGGCCACTTCCGAGGCGGGAATCAGCACGTCAACCATGGTTTTCTCGCCGGCAACGGCTTTGCCGCGGGCCTGGACGCCCCCGAGGGCGGCGGCCAGCAACTCAGCCACGTCGGCCGAGGTGAGTTCTTCGGCGGGGAACTTTTGGGCTGCCCGCAGGAACGCCGTGCCATAGAGCGGACCGGCCGCTCCACCGACGGTGGACATGAGCGTCTTCGCCACGTACTTCAGCACGTCTGCCCCGGTCTCAGCTTCTTCCAGCCCGCCCCCGCGCAGCACCGCGGAGAAACCTCGGTCGAGGTTCTCTCCGTGGTCACCGTCGCCAATTTGGCGGTCCAGTTCGATCAGATACTCGCGGTTCTCTGAGACGGCTTTCGCACTTCGACGAATCCACTCACGGGCCCAGTCAACACTCTTTGTCACGGCGTTCCCTTTCTTCTGTCCCTAGGTTACCTGGAACCAGGCGATCCTATCGGCCTTCTCAGGCTTTTTCCGCCACCACCCAGGCGGGCGTGTGGGCGGGAGCGTCGAACAGATCCAGCATTTCGTCATCCACCCGCAGGAGGGTGACCGAGCATCCGGGCATCTCCAGGCTGGTGACGTAGTTGCCGACCATCGGCCGGGCCAGCACGATCTCGTCCCGATCCAGCAGCTCAGCAACCTTGCGGAACACGATGAACAGTTCGGACTCGGGAGTGCCGCCCATGCCGTTGACCAGAGCGATCACCTTATCCCGCGCCTGCAGGCCCAAGTCGTCCCGGACCCGGGTGTAGAGTTCCTCCGCCAACGCGTCGGCCGGCTCCATCTTCCCGCGCCGGTAGCCGGGCTCGCCGTGGATCCCGATTCCGAGTTCCACCTCATCCTCCCCCAGTTCGAAGGAGGGCTTGCCAGCGTGGGGAACCGTGCAGGCTCCCAGGGCCAGGCCCATAGAGCGCATGTTCTCATTCACCCGGCGGCCAATCCCCGCGACGGTGGCCAGATCGTCTCCGCGTTCGGCCGCAGCCCCGGCGATCTTCTCCACCAGGACGGTGCCGGCCACCCCGCGTCGACCCGCCGTGTAGAGCGAGTCCTCGACGGCGCAGTCGTCGTCCACCAGAACTGTTTCCACCTTGATGTCGTCCATGTCGGCCAGTTCAGCTGCCGTTTCGAAGTTCAGCACATCGCCGGTGTAGTTCTTGACGATGTGGACCACCCCGGCCCCGCGATCCACCGCGCGGGTGGCTTCCACGATCGGGTCGGGAGTGGGCGAGGTGAAGACCGCGCCCGGGACTGCCGCGTCCAGCATGCCCACCCCGACGTAGCCGGCGTGGAGCGGCTCGTGCCCGGAGCCACCGCCGGAAACCAGGGCTACTTTTCCATCACCCTTAGCCACCGCGCGTTCGACCCAGTCGGGCTCATAGTGGACCTTCACGAGGTTGGGAAACGCGGCCTGGAAGCCTTCGAGCGTTTCCTTGACGACGTCGTGCGGGTCGTTGATTAGCTTCTTCATTGAGACCTCCAACAGTGCTTTTTGGGTACAACTACGTACAGGCTCAATCTTGCCACCAAAGGTGCTGGCTGTCAGCGCTGCTGGAGGCTCCATCCGGGCCGGTCAGGCCGCCAACGCCCCTCAGCCCAGACGCCGGTCCGGGGCCAGCAGGTTTGTGGCGTCGCCGGCCAGGACCACCGAGCCGAAAATGACAATGCCCTTGTCCTCAGACGGGTTCTTGGCCAGGTCGACCAACTCGGCCGCCCGGTCAATCGCCTCGGCCAGTTCGTCGCGCACGTGGACCCGATCCGGGCCAAAGACGTCACTGGCAATCTGCTCCAGCTCTTCAATCGGCATCGCGCGTGGGCCGCCCAACTGGGTGATGACCAACTCGTCCAACACGGGTTCCAGCTCGGCCAGGACCAGCTCAACCTGCTTGTCCCGCATAGCCGAGTAGACGCCGACCGCGAAACCGAAGTCGAAGACTTCCTCCAGGGCCCCGCGCAGTGCCTGCGCCCCGCCGGGGTTGTGAGCCGAGTCGACCACCACCGTGGGTGATCCGCGCAGCACCTCCAACCGCCCGGGAGAGCGGACCGCCTGCAGACCGGTGTCCACCAGATCGGAACGCAGCGGTTCGGTCCCCATCAGCGCCTCCACCGCTACCAGGGCTGCCCCGGCATTGCGGGCCTGGTGCTCCCCGTGCAGGGGCAGGTACAGGTCGGCGTAGACGGCGGTCGGTGTCCGGAGGGAAAGAATCTGGCCGTTGCCCTCCGACTGGCGGGCCACCACCTCCCAGTCCCGCCCCTCCAGGCGCAGGACCGAGTCGGTCTCCCGGCACCGCTGCTCGATAATACGGAGTGCCTCGGGCTCTTGCCGCTGGCACACAATAGTCATCTTGTCTTTGATGATGCCGGCTTTTTCGGCGGCAATCTGTTCAATTGTGTCGCCCAGCCACTGCTGGTGATCCAGCGAGATAGCCGTGATCACGCCAATCCCGGAGTCGATCACGTTGGTCGCATCCCAGGTTCCGCCCATCCCGCATTCGACCACGGCCGCGTCGACCGGATAGTCGGCCCAGGCAGCGAACGCCATGGCGGTCAGCACCTCGAAGAACGAGAGTCGCGGGCCTCCCGCCTTGGTGGAAGCCTCATCCACCATGGCAACGTAGGGGGCGATATCCTCCCAGGCGGCCAGGAACTGGGCCGGACTGAGGGGCTCCCCCTCGACCGTGATCCGCTCGCGCACGTCCCGCAGGTGCGGGGAGGTAAAGCGCCCCACCCGCAGGTCGAACGTACCCAGCAGGGCATCGATCATCCGGGAGGTGGAGGTCTTCCCGTTGGTGCCGGCCACGTGAATGCTGGGGTAGGCGTTTTGCGGGGCGCCCAGCAGGTCCATCAGCTGTTCGATCCGGTCCAGGGTGGGGGCAAAGTCATGCTCGGGGGCCCGGGCAAACAGTTCGGAGGCGAGGGCACGCACCTGCGCGCGTTCGGCGGCAGCGTCGGCCGGGTTCAGGGCCGTGCCGTCGCTCTCCTCCTCGGCAAACAGGTCGTCGTCCTCCGCGCGGATCTCCCCCATCAGCTCGGCAATCAGATCCGGGTCGGGACCGGCCAGCAGCGAGGTCTCCACCAGGTTTCTGAGGGCGGTGAGCCGCTCCGATTCCTCGGCTTCCGGCTCGGCGCTGTCCTCCGCCTCGTCGTCCTCGGCCGCCGCAATCAGGTACGGGACCAGCTCCGGATCGATCCCGGGGAAATCGTCGTTATCGCTCACGTCTCTAGTCCTTCACTACCGACAGGTCGATCACCAGTTCAGCGGCCGGCGCCTCCTGCAGGTCCACGGTGGTGGCCAGCGTTTCGGCGGCAATCAGCTCCGCGTGGGTCCGGGCCGCCGCCAGGAACTCGGCGGGCACGCCCAGGTGCAGGTTGATTCGGTCGGCAATGTGCAGGTCGGCGTTCTTGCGCGCATCCTGGACGGCGCGGATGACGTCGCGGGCGTACCCTTCGGCGGCCAACTCTTCCGAAATGGCCGTGTCCAGGACCACGAAGCAGCCCGAGTCCAGCACGGTGGCCACCTCGTCCCCTCCTGCCACCACTCGGGTGGACAGGGTGACCTGGTCGCCGCTCAGGCGCACCGGCTCGCCCTGGAACTCCACCCCGGGGAAGGTGACCGAGCCGTCGGCCTCCGCCTGCCACTGCCCCTGCTTTTGCGCGGCAAACAGTTTCGA
Proteins encoded:
- the ndk gene encoding nucleoside-diphosphate kinase translates to MPTPDLLDPEKEHTLILIKPDGFRRGLTGEVLRRIEAKGYVLKGLKIKRADEELLREHYFEHLERPFFADLVEYMSSGPVVAVVAEGDRVIEGMRNLMGATNPTLAAPGTIRGDLGRDWGTGNIENIVHGSDSPTSAEREIALWFPELQYHD
- the dhaK gene encoding dihydroxyacetone kinase subunit DhaK, with the protein product MKKLINDPHDVVKETLEGFQAAFPNLVKVHYEPDWVERAVAKGDGKVALVSGGGSGHEPLHAGYVGVGMLDAAVPGAVFTSPTPDPIVEATRAVDRGAGVVHIVKNYTGDVLNFETAAELADMDDIKVETVLVDDDCAVEDSLYTAGRRGVAGTVLVEKIAGAAAERGDDLATVAGIGRRVNENMRSMGLALGACTVPHAGKPSFELGEDEVELGIGIHGEPGYRRGKMEPADALAEELYTRVRDDLGLQARDKVIALVNGMGGTPESELFIVFRKVAELLDRDEIVLARPMVGNYVTSLEMPGCSVTLLRVDDEMLDLFDAPAHTPAWVVAEKA
- a CDS encoding folylpolyglutamate synthase/dihydrofolate synthase family protein: MSDNDDFPGIDPELVPYLIAAAEDDEAEDSAEPEAEESERLTALRNLVETSLLAGPDPDLIAELMGEIRAEDDDLFAEEESDGTALNPADAAAERAQVRALASELFARAPEHDFAPTLDRIEQLMDLLGAPQNAYPSIHVAGTNGKTSTSRMIDALLGTFDLRVGRFTSPHLRDVRERITVEGEPLSPAQFLAAWEDIAPYVAMVDEASTKAGGPRLSFFEVLTAMAFAAWADYPVDAAVVECGMGGTWDATNVIDSGIGVITAISLDHQQWLGDTIEQIAAEKAGIIKDKMTIVCQRQEPEALRIIEQRCRETDSVLRLEGRDWEVVARQSEGNGQILSLRTPTAVYADLYLPLHGEHQARNAGAALVAVEALMGTEPLRSDLVDTGLQAVRSPGRLEVLRGSPTVVVDSAHNPGGAQALRGALEEVFDFGFAVGVYSAMRDKQVELVLAELEPVLDELVITQLGGPRAMPIEELEQIASDVFGPDRVHVRDELAEAIDRAAELVDLAKNPSEDKGIVIFGSVVLAGDATNLLAPDRRLG
- the dhaM gene encoding dihydroxyacetone kinase phosphoryl donor subunit DhaM; this encodes MSEGARISLVIVSHSRKLAEGVRELAQQMAPSVQIEAAGGREDGGIGTSFDLVSSACERALSASGERGVVVLTDLGSANMVAESVIDFSAHPERIILVDAPLVEAAVVGAVASQQGEDLSGVILAIKQGAAQALEEAPEVGSADPLEGDAVTQTATVGDKAGLHARPAAEFVKMASVFDAQIRIDGADAKSLMEVMALGRRQGEQVVISATGPQATEAVANLSSALTAGFDK
- the dhaL gene encoding dihydroxyacetone kinase subunit DhaL; protein product: MTKSVDWAREWIRRSAKAVSENREYLIELDRQIGDGDHGENLDRGFSAVLRGGGLEEAETGADVLKYVAKTLMSTVGGAAGPLYGTAFLRAAQKFPAEELTSADVAELLAAALGGVQARGKAVAGEKTMVDVLIPASEVAAAAAEAGATVPETWQQVAERAAVAAEETIPLKATKGRASYLGERSIGHQDPGATSTSLVLQAGADAAAEVFGGSGGE